Proteins found in one Vallitalea guaymasensis genomic segment:
- a CDS encoding CgeB family protein translates to MKVLFFEKDDRFVFGLPLGFRDAGHKILVSGSINEEKVYRLINKFQPDLIILMGWTVEHTDSNLKLIGVTCDRYKIPLVYWATEDPTFINEFSIPLIKKTNPKYIFTISPSCIPIYESLGIGAAHIPFAYQPSIHQPVTCEEWCKKNIAVVANAYPNVLSWDENHYRHKSLDILIKPLLQNDIPVDFWGKYWDKMVPYLGTEINPNNIHGYLNYLQANNVYRCSNMIIGLQNYHDESITMRTYEILGSRGFLITSYNSRLCELFTPDKDLIVSSCEKETLDYVDFYSKHPELREKIKENGYKAVSEHTYKHRAEKMIDTLQKEGIL, encoded by the coding sequence ATGAAAGTATTGTTTTTTGAAAAAGATGACCGTTTTGTATTTGGACTTCCACTTGGATTTCGTGATGCAGGACACAAAATTCTAGTCTCTGGATCAATAAATGAAGAAAAAGTATATAGACTTATAAATAAATTCCAACCAGATCTAATTATTCTAATGGGATGGACTGTAGAGCATACAGACTCCAATCTAAAACTAATAGGAGTAACCTGTGACAGATATAAGATTCCTCTGGTATATTGGGCTACTGAAGATCCGACATTTATTAATGAGTTTTCAATTCCTTTAATAAAAAAGACCAATCCCAAATATATATTTACAATTTCACCATCTTGTATCCCTATATATGAATCTCTTGGAATTGGTGCAGCCCATATACCTTTTGCATATCAACCAAGTATCCATCAGCCTGTTACATGTGAAGAATGGTGTAAAAAAAATATAGCGGTTGTGGCTAATGCTTATCCTAATGTCCTCTCCTGGGATGAAAATCATTATAGACATAAATCTCTTGACATATTAATTAAACCTCTATTACAAAATGATATCCCAGTTGATTTCTGGGGGAAATATTGGGATAAAATGGTACCTTATCTAGGAACAGAAATAAACCCTAACAATATCCATGGCTACCTGAACTATCTACAAGCTAATAATGTTTATAGATGCTCCAACATGATAATAGGACTCCAAAATTATCACGATGAATCAATAACAATGAGAACCTATGAAATACTTGGTTCCAGAGGATTCTTAATAACTTCTTATAACAGTAGGTTATGCGAATTATTTACTCCTGATAAAGATTTGATTGTATCTTCTTGCGAGAAGGAAACACTAGATTATGTTGATTTCTATTCAAAGCATCCAGAACTTAGAGAAAAAATAAAAGAAAATGGCTATAAGGCTGTTAGTGAACATACTTATAAGCATAGAGCAGAAAAAATGATTGATACATTACAAAAAGAGGGAATACTATAA
- a CDS encoding glycine rich domain-containing protein, with protein sequence MKKIVGILLIYVVIINTLFITSHAEDGEKIRFDEYGNLKFTTVGIKATTGTRYSTIGWQMFDQDKTSHSRKKSVVLKLDADDKSSKESENIGGSPERIRTTFYISYEMITKRLKEEEKNNPGWANQLLIDGGKVYLDPVYTIKLVKGNDENYLGHLNDRGEKANAKDEVYYSCEGEETLINGKFKPAKWHGGIKYARGWLHPNDFDDDYNKELEFPSFISNVIIRHMTKDIHGNDVLMPNEKEKKDSLDHGMSQTYSKKVFPGYKYHSCTIQKDNGTIETKTDEFITIIGKNKYQAKKYGEIEEGSFKEANVIFYYVPVQATGTHQLKAEPDSQQVEGEKIGQMANITIDLTQGAKSLEDWNVFVGNSNVELTVNLKRDKSGAIIQPQANYTYDISATQLLNYLGGEKLYYTDDLTQYPIAGGETIEFEYDADISVKVRDKTIPLNGSADVASFYRKPETDGYVSTPSYWSEIKQGDVYHEQFEAMAGTPTTRNLYFASGGSEFIVDIEVEYVPNGTATRRYSSKYNEVWCENRDSHIGPLHNHNLPSKKGGWSKSNPGAPTPRTITGYDGTIHSESTSVNSKKVVTRKATETQSEESHTEYQQVWSGLSRHTGCGPCCNHRVGGYSDTWSQNVTFDYMKIKKVNVWEIKQSKVDGMREIIGTDKVTATIKKGNPNIFWNIASSDTSRNHRLRYSLETGQHDYVTWNEGDSDNKCSNSKDSGPVNEQKQFNYRRNLPNNVIAISDFLILQTSSGDQSVIYFQSDPSPTLKTTELLEVPKTSKEEMWDNNPLSASRWSEDHINIGSYNGKYYRPNEKYKGSGNRTRVSTIFDSKPFGKSRPSRPSTELRLINTSLDIMDEIPNGEYITGQSSIFYELRLSRGSGSTAYSKSRNSEYGMNGQEFKTTYSDNHTKVNDIVIHNPVSAENAIVIPLPETRDQRTPSTKNIGGNCQDDLEEVEWVLDCKYTGGHEHTPSCYTTKQVINPNYVQPQEATTYTYDYTGSHQTFTAPCDGIYKLETWGASGGTSYSDDRGYGGKGGYSYGEKYLKKGDMLYLYVGGRGSDGYPRDGYAYGGYNGGGRGSQYGRSDECGSGGGGATDIRTSTSLSSRIIVAGGGGGAGEDREEGGHGGGLSGTSGGSSNSPGTQTSGYRLGRGENCSSSDSGGGGGGGYYGGLTGTEQAGAGGSGYIGGVSNGTTSSGINSGHGKIKITTPEIISSEPQYITVKTLNCTEPHHEGGHYPECYKEISDTISANKPVIIYDEGLGQNENVSPGKFINLDYPFQIYFPSTGDFYGNGQLGIGKTTKTRGKGFVNDMDTSEWIAKKSVTFGFNVIYNGKLYKKWEEISLPVGGSKYNFYCPLANNEEISSLVTFKVVANNGDIDNNKYPTNKVRYYNKGALHSALRKYNIDVVGRIGNLVIEDTQDFRYSNLFKEPLSSWYTDADWYVNQVIKKVDIRKQNNVVGSYMDIRGDKADDSNHFLNTYGLLEHLNKPNEYLWRQHNKPNTSWKPIYFPLSPSDNNIEVLKDKPLTIGYKLLADVQTIGNYYTDVQIMPYYYYLDTTKNPSDPDYITPLDIYINVSGAYKPFNIFDAARSGADTSLLYPYKYVYDWDEEKLRRNYSQEEGELTKRVAAKYGYTDSSGNTKPLVTPSAISNQLGNGQVIFLKGRNRTFIGTDQTKGMDKNPGRKISSLFYGLQAQRWHFTLGLPSSAVAVKHGEMLKNENIRKLHSKDGLILMAADIKSVGNVYTLQYAHTNNPIKIGKAGTSDYREYPIPSSDIPYSVISVYSAWKSSRDDLDISGTH encoded by the coding sequence TTGAAAAAGATAGTAGGTATATTACTAATATACGTAGTCATAATAAATACATTATTCATAACTAGTCATGCAGAAGATGGAGAAAAAATACGATTTGATGAATATGGCAATTTAAAGTTTACAACAGTAGGCATAAAAGCAACAACAGGTACCAGATATTCAACTATTGGCTGGCAAATGTTTGACCAAGATAAAACCTCACATAGTAGAAAAAAATCTGTTGTTCTGAAATTAGATGCAGATGATAAATCAAGTAAGGAAAGTGAAAATATTGGAGGCAGCCCTGAACGAATTAGGACTACATTCTATATATCATATGAAATGATTACTAAGAGATTAAAAGAAGAAGAAAAAAATAACCCCGGCTGGGCAAATCAACTTTTAATAGATGGAGGTAAGGTGTATTTAGACCCCGTATATACAATTAAACTTGTCAAAGGAAATGATGAGAATTATCTAGGACATCTTAATGATCGAGGAGAAAAAGCAAATGCAAAAGATGAGGTCTACTATTCATGCGAGGGAGAGGAAACACTTATCAATGGAAAATTTAAACCTGCGAAGTGGCACGGTGGAATAAAATATGCAAGAGGTTGGCTTCACCCAAATGATTTTGATGATGATTATAATAAGGAACTTGAATTCCCCTCATTTATATCAAATGTAATTATCCGTCATATGACCAAAGATATACACGGAAATGATGTATTGATGCCTAATGAAAAGGAGAAAAAAGATTCTTTGGACCATGGCATGTCTCAAACATATTCAAAAAAAGTATTTCCAGGATATAAATACCATTCATGTACTATACAGAAGGATAATGGCACAATTGAAACAAAAACAGATGAATTCATAACAATAATAGGTAAAAATAAATATCAAGCAAAAAAATATGGCGAAATAGAAGAAGGTTCTTTTAAAGAAGCAAATGTAATCTTCTACTACGTACCCGTCCAAGCAACAGGGACTCACCAATTAAAAGCTGAACCAGATAGTCAGCAGGTTGAAGGTGAAAAAATTGGGCAAATGGCAAATATAACTATTGACCTTACCCAAGGTGCAAAAAGTTTAGAAGACTGGAATGTTTTTGTTGGAAACAGCAACGTAGAGCTCACTGTAAACTTAAAAAGAGATAAAAGCGGAGCCATTATTCAGCCTCAAGCAAATTATACCTATGATATTAGTGCTACGCAATTACTTAACTACCTTGGTGGTGAAAAACTATATTATACTGATGACCTTACCCAATATCCAATAGCAGGTGGAGAAACCATAGAGTTTGAATATGATGCAGATATAAGTGTAAAAGTACGTGACAAAACAATTCCTCTTAATGGGTCTGCAGATGTAGCCTCCTTCTATAGGAAACCTGAAACAGATGGCTATGTATCTACACCAAGTTATTGGTCAGAAATCAAACAAGGTGATGTCTATCATGAACAATTTGAAGCTATGGCAGGAACACCTACAACACGAAACCTCTACTTTGCATCAGGAGGATCAGAATTCATAGTTGATATTGAAGTTGAATATGTACCTAATGGAACAGCAACAAGAAGGTATTCCTCAAAGTATAATGAAGTATGGTGTGAAAATAGAGATAGTCATATAGGTCCTCTACATAACCATAATCTCCCCAGTAAAAAAGGAGGATGGTCCAAATCCAATCCTGGAGCACCTACACCAAGAACTATAACAGGATACGATGGAACGATACATTCAGAAAGCACCAGTGTTAATAGTAAAAAAGTTGTAACTAGAAAGGCTACTGAAACACAATCAGAAGAATCCCATACAGAATATCAGCAAGTATGGTCTGGTCTTTCAAGACATACAGGCTGTGGTCCATGTTGTAATCATAGAGTTGGGGGCTACAGTGATACTTGGAGCCAAAATGTAACCTTTGATTACATGAAAATAAAGAAAGTAAATGTATGGGAAATTAAACAGTCAAAAGTTGATGGTATGAGAGAAATTATCGGTACAGATAAAGTAACAGCTACAATCAAGAAAGGTAATCCAAATATATTTTGGAACATAGCAAGTAGTGATACAAGTAGAAATCATCGCTTAAGATACTCTCTTGAAACGGGTCAACATGATTATGTAACGTGGAATGAAGGAGATTCAGATAATAAATGTAGTAATAGTAAAGACTCTGGACCAGTTAATGAGCAAAAACAGTTTAATTACAGAAGAAATCTACCAAACAATGTCATTGCTATTTCAGACTTCTTAATACTACAGACATCCTCAGGAGATCAGTCTGTCATATACTTTCAGTCAGACCCTTCACCTACCCTTAAAACAACGGAATTACTAGAGGTACCTAAGACAAGTAAAGAAGAAATGTGGGATAATAATCCCCTATCAGCTTCTAGGTGGAGTGAAGATCATATCAATATTGGTTCATATAATGGAAAATATTATCGACCAAATGAAAAATATAAAGGAAGCGGTAATCGCACAAGAGTATCAACTATATTTGATAGTAAACCATTTGGTAAAAGCAGACCATCAAGACCATCCACTGAATTACGCTTAATCAATACCTCACTTGATATAATGGATGAAATACCTAATGGAGAATATATAACAGGACAGTCAAGCATATTTTATGAATTAAGATTATCACGTGGTAGTGGAAGCACAGCATATAGTAAATCTAGAAATAGCGAATATGGTATGAATGGACAAGAATTCAAAACAACCTATTCTGATAATCATACCAAAGTTAACGATATAGTTATACATAATCCAGTGTCAGCAGAAAATGCCATAGTAATACCACTCCCAGAAACAAGAGACCAAAGAACACCATCAACCAAAAATATTGGGGGTAATTGTCAGGATGATCTAGAAGAAGTAGAATGGGTTTTAGACTGTAAATATACAGGTGGACACGAACATACACCCAGTTGTTATACAACAAAACAGGTAATTAACCCTAATTATGTACAACCCCAAGAGGCTACCACATATACTTATGACTATACTGGAAGCCACCAGACTTTTACTGCACCTTGTGATGGTATCTATAAACTTGAAACATGGGGTGCATCAGGAGGTACAAGCTATAGCGATGATAGAGGATATGGTGGTAAAGGCGGTTACTCCTATGGCGAGAAATATCTAAAAAAAGGAGATATGTTATACCTATATGTAGGAGGAAGGGGTTCTGATGGTTATCCAAGAGACGGTTATGCTTACGGAGGTTATAATGGTGGTGGTAGAGGCTCCCAATATGGTCGTTCAGATGAATGTGGTTCTGGAGGAGGCGGAGCTACAGATATAAGAACTAGTACCTCACTGTCTTCAAGGATTATTGTTGCAGGTGGCGGCGGTGGTGCTGGAGAAGATAGAGAAGAAGGCGGACATGGTGGTGGCTTATCGGGAACATCTGGAGGTTCTAGTAATTCACCAGGAACACAAACATCTGGTTATCGACTAGGTAGAGGTGAGAATTGTTCATCGTCAGATAGCGGCGGCGGTGGCGGTGGTGGTTATTATGGCGGTCTCACGGGTACAGAACAAGCTGGAGCTGGTGGTTCAGGGTATATTGGTGGTGTATCCAATGGTACCACATCATCAGGAATTAATAGTGGTCACGGTAAGATAAAAATTACTACTCCTGAGATTATCTCATCAGAACCTCAGTATATAACAGTAAAAACATTGAATTGTACAGAACCACACCATGAAGGAGGACATTATCCTGAATGCTACAAAGAAATAAGTGATACAATTTCTGCTAACAAGCCAGTAATCATTTACGATGAAGGGTTAGGTCAAAATGAAAACGTTAGCCCTGGAAAATTCATTAACTTGGACTACCCATTCCAAATATACTTCCCAAGTACAGGAGACTTCTATGGTAATGGTCAATTAGGGATTGGTAAGACGACCAAAACAAGAGGTAAAGGTTTTGTTAATGATATGGATACAAGTGAATGGATTGCCAAAAAAAGCGTAACCTTTGGATTTAATGTCATCTATAACGGTAAGTTGTATAAAAAATGGGAAGAGATCTCACTGCCCGTAGGCGGTAGCAAGTACAATTTTTATTGTCCTCTTGCTAATAATGAAGAAATAAGTTCATTAGTAACATTTAAGGTAGTAGCTAATAATGGTGATATAGATAATAATAAATATCCAACTAATAAAGTAAGATATTACAATAAAGGAGCTTTGCACAGTGCACTTAGAAAATATAATATTGATGTTGTAGGAAGAATTGGCAATCTTGTCATAGAAGATACACAAGACTTCAGATATTCTAACCTATTCAAAGAACCATTATCTAGTTGGTATACAGATGCTGATTGGTATGTTAATCAAGTAATTAAAAAAGTAGATATAAGGAAACAGAATAATGTAGTTGGAAGTTATATGGATATAAGAGGCGATAAAGCAGATGATAGTAATCATTTTCTTAATACTTATGGTTTACTTGAACATCTTAATAAACCTAATGAGTACTTATGGAGACAGCATAATAAGCCCAATACAAGTTGGAAACCTATTTACTTCCCTCTTTCACCTAGTGATAATAATATAGAGGTGTTAAAAGATAAACCTCTCACAATAGGATACAAATTATTAGCAGATGTACAAACAATAGGTAATTATTATACGGATGTTCAGATAATGCCTTACTATTACTATTTGGATACGACAAAGAATCCCTCAGACCCAGATTATATTACACCTCTTGATATTTATATTAATGTAAGTGGTGCATATAAACCTTTTAATATATTTGATGCAGCTAGATCAGGAGCAGATACAAGTCTACTATACCCTTATAAATATGTTTATGATTGGGACGAAGAGAAACTCAGAAGAAATTATTCACAAGAGGAAGGAGAGTTAACCAAACGAGTAGCAGCAAAATATGGCTATACAGATAGTAGTGGTAATACAAAACCTCTAGTAACTCCATCAGCAATTAGTAATCAATTAGGAAATGGACAAGTCATTTTTCTAAAAGGCAGAAACAGAACATTCATAGGAACTGATCAAACAAAAGGAATGGATAAGAATCCAGGAAGGAAGATATCATCATTATTTTATGGACTACAAGCTCAACGATGGCATTTTACACTTGGACTACCATCATCTGCAGTAGCCGTAAAACATGGTGAGATGTTAAAGAATGAAAATATAAGGAAATTACATTCTAAAGATGGTTTAATCCTCATGGCAGCAGATATAAAATCAGTGGGTAATGTCTATACATTACAATATGCACATACAAACAATCCTATTAAGATTGGAAAGGCAGGTACAAGTGATTATCGTGAATACCCAATACCATCATCAGATATACCTTATTCAGTAATCAGTGTATATTCAGCATGGAAATCGTCACGAGATGACTTAGACATATCGGGTACCCATTAA